In Nitrospirota bacterium, one DNA window encodes the following:
- a CDS encoding class I SAM-dependent methyltransferase yields MSDNILLQVDDLPVQQNRVYSTAQEALDCPKGNVLLVQDQGTGIVHNSAFSPDLVIYDQNYQNEQGCSRIFQQHMYEVARIVQRHFGKKSILEVGCGKGTFLEILRSMGFKAVGLDPAYEGEESYVVKEPFSPSLGMTGEAIILRHVLEHVPNPLRFLESIAAANDGKGLIYIEVPCLDWICDHRAWFDIFYEHVNYFRLSDFSRMFGRIIESGWCFGGQYLYVVADLTTIGLSSEGRAGDFSFPDDFFSSIDLAIDKIQYSKSKKHIVWGAASKGVIFVLHLLRRGAVVPEFAIDISPAKQGRFMPATGLPVLAPENGLPCLSSGDSIFVMNSNYLEEIRLQAGSRFIYHTVDQKNGLKHNGESKHLKATFCN; encoded by the coding sequence ATGAGTGACAACATCCTTTTGCAGGTGGACGATCTTCCCGTACAACAGAACCGTGTGTATAGTACGGCTCAAGAAGCTTTGGACTGCCCAAAAGGTAATGTTTTGCTTGTACAAGATCAAGGAACAGGCATCGTCCATAATTCGGCCTTCAGCCCAGATCTGGTGATCTATGACCAGAATTATCAGAATGAACAAGGTTGTTCCCGTATCTTCCAACAACATATGTACGAAGTCGCTCGCATTGTTCAGCGGCATTTCGGCAAAAAATCCATACTCGAAGTGGGTTGTGGTAAGGGGACCTTTCTCGAAATCTTACGGTCGATGGGGTTTAAGGCCGTGGGATTGGATCCAGCCTATGAAGGTGAAGAATCGTATGTTGTCAAGGAGCCGTTTTCTCCGTCTCTCGGGATGACTGGCGAAGCCATCATTCTTCGTCATGTTCTTGAGCATGTTCCAAATCCATTGCGTTTTCTCGAATCCATTGCTGCAGCTAACGATGGGAAGGGTTTGATTTATATAGAAGTTCCTTGCCTTGACTGGATATGTGATCACAGAGCTTGGTTTGATATTTTTTATGAGCACGTCAACTATTTTCGGTTGTCGGATTTCTCCAGGATGTTTGGGAGGATTATCGAATCAGGATGGTGTTTCGGCGGCCAATATCTTTATGTGGTGGCTGACTTGACGACAATAGGCTTGAGTTCTGAGGGAAGGGCAGGAGATTTCTCATTTCCCGACGATTTCTTTTCAAGTATTGACCTTGCGATTGACAAGATTCAATATTCAAAGAGCAAGAAGCATATTGTTTGGGGAGCGGCTTCGAAGGGTGTCATTTTTGTGCTGCACCTTTTGCGTCGAGGTGCGGTGGTTCCGGAGTTTGCTATCGACATCAGCCCAGCGAAACAGGGCAGGTTCATGCCCGCCACTGGCCTTCCAGTGCTGGCGCCGGAGAACGGATTACCTTGCTTGAGTTCCGGTGATTCGATTTTTGTCATGAACTCAAATTATCTCGAAGAAATCCGTCTACAGGCGGGCTCCAGGTTCATATATCACACGGTGGATCAAAAAAACGGTCTGAAACACAATGGCGAATCGAAACATCTGAAGGCAACTTTCTGTAATTAA
- a CDS encoding NAD(P)/FAD-dependent oxidoreductase: MDKVEITIIGAGVIGLAIAAELSAKYDNIVVLEKHNSFGQEISSRNSEVIHAGIYYPEASLKARLCIEGAEDLYKLCERYSIPYKKLGKLITATDQAEIKTIEEFLEKGKNNNVKDLKLFDKQDVNKIEPNTNAVAAIYSPNTGIIDSHSLMKHFYNMAKDRGVLFAYDSEVILINKQNKEFIVGIKQENYYFKSQIVINCAGLSADYIAGLAGIDIDDADYRLKYCKGSYFFYAKKSPVKMLIYPVPQKELMGLGVHATLDLGGRLRFGPDTEYVDTIDYNVDSNKKNIFYEDASKIISGLEKVAFVPDMAGIRPKLYGTIEETRDFIISEETDKGLPGLINLIGIESPGLTASPAIAKYVRDLTEKILT, translated from the coding sequence ATGGACAAAGTTGAAATAACAATTATTGGCGCTGGCGTAATTGGTTTGGCAATTGCAGCAGAACTATCAGCAAAATATGATAACATCGTTGTGTTGGAAAAACATAATAGCTTTGGACAGGAAATAAGTAGTCGCAATAGCGAGGTAATACATGCCGGGATATATTATCCTGAAGCTTCATTAAAAGCACGATTATGTATAGAGGGTGCTGAAGATTTATATAAACTTTGTGAAAGATACTCCATACCTTACAAGAAGTTGGGCAAGCTAATTACTGCCACAGACCAGGCAGAAATAAAGACAATTGAGGAATTTTTAGAAAAAGGTAAGAATAATAATGTAAAAGATCTTAAACTTTTCGATAAACAAGATGTTAATAAAATCGAACCAAATACTAACGCAGTAGCAGCTATTTATTCTCCAAATACAGGTATCATTGATTCACATTCTTTAATGAAACATTTTTACAATATGGCTAAAGATAGGGGAGTTCTTTTTGCTTATGATAGCGAAGTGATATTGATAAATAAACAAAATAAAGAGTTTATAGTTGGCATCAAACAGGAAAACTATTATTTTAAATCTCAGATAGTAATAAATTGTGCAGGACTTTCAGCAGATTATATTGCAGGATTAGCAGGTATTGATATTGACGATGCTGACTACAGACTTAAGTACTGTAAAGGTTCATACTTTTTTTACGCAAAGAAATCACCAGTCAAAATGCTTATTTATCCAGTGCCACAGAAGGAACTGATGGGTTTGGGTGTTCATGCTACATTGGATTTAGGAGGTCGCCTTCGTTTTGGTCCTGATACAGAGTATGTGGATACAATTGATTATAATGTTGATAGTAATAAAAAGAATATTTTCTATGAGGATGCATCGAAGATCATATCCGGACTTGAAAAAGTAGCGTTTGTTCCTGATATGGCAGGAATTCGTCCGAAATTGTATGGTACTATCGAGGAAACGAGGGATTTTATTATTAGTGAGGAAACAGATAAAGGATTACCAGGACTTATAAATTTGATAGGAATTGAATCTCCTGGACTTACAGCATCTCCAGCAATAGCAAAATATGTACGAGACTTGACTGAAAAAATACTTACTTAA
- a CDS encoding cephalosporin hydroxylase family protein, whose amino-acid sequence MQTSTRPKYSYNFSWLGRPIIQYPQDIIAMQEIIWEVKPDLIIETGIAHGGSLIFHASMLELNAICGGPEDAQVLGIDIEVRPHNRKAIEAHPMFRKISMIEGSSIDKGTVEQVYDFAKGKKQIIVILDSMHTHDHVLKELNLYSPLVTKGSYLVVFDTIIEDIPEDFFSDRPWGKGNNPKTAVWEFLKTTDRFEIDKEIENKLLITVAPDGYLRCVK is encoded by the coding sequence ATGCAAACCAGCACACGGCCAAAGTATTCATATAATTTTTCCTGGCTCGGTCGCCCGATTATTCAATATCCCCAAGACATTATTGCCATGCAGGAGATCATCTGGGAAGTCAAACCGGATTTGATTATTGAAACAGGTATTGCCCATGGTGGATCGTTGATTTTCCATGCATCCATGCTGGAACTGAATGCGATCTGTGGCGGACCTGAAGACGCGCAAGTGTTGGGCATAGATATTGAGGTCCGCCCACACAATCGCAAGGCCATTGAGGCGCATCCCATGTTCCGGAAGATATCCATGATTGAGGGTTCTTCAATTGACAAGGGGACTGTCGAGCAGGTTTATGATTTTGCAAAGGGCAAAAAACAGATCATTGTTATCCTTGATTCCATGCATACCCACGACCATGTGCTCAAAGAATTGAACCTCTATTCTCCATTGGTAACAAAGGGAAGTTATCTTGTTGTTTTTGATACCATAATTGAAGACATTCCCGAAGATTTCTTTTCCGATAGACCTTGGGGTAAGGGTAATAATCCAAAAACAGCAGTGTGGGAGTTCCTGAAAACAACGGACAGATTTGAAATCGATAAGGAGATCGAAAATAAATTACTTATTACCGTTGCGCCGGATGGATATTTAAGGTGTGTGAAGTAA
- a CDS encoding oligosaccharide flippase family protein, translated as MSRLSKNIIYNLIGQGLLLVLGFVSIKYIFKQLGEDALGIIYFSTMMNALLCAVLEMGICSTTVREVSAHFKSEPDYIRDLIRTASVFYWGAYALLGLAIYFLAPVLVEKWINLKTMDSETAIYILRILGIASLVALPRSFYASLFRGLQRMEFNNFIDVVTIGLQQFGTVLILAFGGNLFHVVYWFASCYALRILIYLAVSVRFFSLKAIIPGFSSVVVKRNFGFASRMMFISIVSVIRTQADKLIISKLMPVGVLGFYSVAYGTASKGALLTGAVSQAAYPSLSELFRKGDRSKLISQYRKLQDLLCFGIVPLFAAIPFALLPLFSYILNADIATLLLVPTTLLCVGFFMNGTVNVPYVLSLAVGKPGIIARQNFYGLFVTLPVTALLIYFWGLTGAGLSWVFYHIFTYSYGVPRICRECIEIPVWQWYRHVLKIFVLTGLTYGLAWIALDFVSAHTIINLAIAYLIATILFLIGAFLLIGDELREVIVKYLKIIRSFRFLEGSTEK; from the coding sequence ATGTCCAGACTCTCTAAAAATATTATTTATAACCTAATCGGTCAGGGACTTCTTCTTGTTCTTGGCTTTGTTTCTATCAAATATATCTTCAAGCAGTTAGGAGAGGATGCGCTTGGCATTATCTACTTTAGCACCATGATGAATGCTCTGCTCTGTGCAGTGCTTGAAATGGGAATCTGCTCCACCACGGTACGTGAAGTTTCTGCCCATTTCAAATCCGAACCTGACTACATTCGGGATTTAATCCGCACAGCTTCTGTTTTTTACTGGGGTGCATATGCCTTGCTTGGGTTGGCAATTTATTTCCTGGCGCCTGTTCTGGTAGAAAAGTGGATTAACCTGAAAACAATGGATTCGGAAACCGCGATATATATCCTGCGTATTCTGGGCATTGCCTCACTTGTAGCCTTGCCAAGGTCTTTTTATGCCAGCCTGTTTCGTGGCTTGCAGCGGATGGAGTTTAACAACTTCATTGATGTTGTTACTATCGGGCTTCAACAGTTCGGCACTGTCCTGATTCTTGCCTTTGGGGGTAATTTGTTTCATGTGGTATACTGGTTTGCCTCTTGTTATGCTCTAAGAATACTTATCTATCTTGCTGTTTCTGTCCGCTTCTTTTCTCTAAAAGCGATTATCCCGGGATTTTCTTCTGTTGTGGTCAAAAGAAATTTCGGTTTTGCTTCAAGGATGATGTTTATTTCTATTGTTTCCGTTATTCGTACACAGGCTGATAAGCTTATTATTAGCAAACTGATGCCTGTTGGTGTGCTTGGATTTTATAGCGTTGCTTATGGCACAGCCTCTAAAGGAGCATTGCTTACTGGTGCTGTCTCACAAGCAGCTTATCCATCCTTATCTGAACTATTTAGAAAGGGAGACAGATCTAAGCTTATTTCTCAATACCGAAAATTGCAGGACCTTCTCTGTTTTGGGATTGTGCCGCTCTTTGCAGCTATTCCTTTTGCCTTATTACCATTGTTTTCCTATATATTAAACGCTGATATAGCGACATTACTGCTTGTACCCACAACATTACTCTGTGTGGGATTTTTCATGAATGGAACAGTAAATGTTCCCTATGTTCTCTCCCTTGCCGTGGGCAAGCCTGGGATTATCGCACGTCAGAACTTCTATGGATTGTTCGTTACTTTACCAGTAACGGCACTTTTAATTTACTTTTGGGGTCTGACAGGGGCTGGTCTATCCTGGGTGTTTTATCATATCTTTACCTATTCTTACGGGGTCCCAAGGATATGCCGGGAATGTATAGAAATCCCAGTATGGCAGTGGTATAGACATGTACTAAAAATCTTTGTACTGACAGGACTTACTTATGGGCTGGCATGGATTGCTCTTGATTTTGTCAGTGCTCATACTATTATCAATCTTGCAATAGCTTACTTAATTGCAACAATTCTTTTTCTAATAGGAGCCTTTCTGCTAATTGGTGATGAACTCCGGGAAGTAATTGTTAAATATTTGAAAATAATAAGGAGCTTTCGATTTCTGGAAGGAAGCACAGAAAAATAG
- a CDS encoding class I SAM-dependent methyltransferase: protein MNCRHCRTPLEHVFLDLGFAPPSNAYRKEEDLTKPELYFPLKLYVCDHCWLVQTEDYVHADELFSSDYAYFSSVSQIWCDHATRYVEMITERLSLGQESFVIEIASNDGYLLKNFVARDIHCLGIEPTTSTAEAAEKIGVPVLRRFFGKQLALELADEGKQADLIIGNNVYAHVPDINDFTAGLKAALKPGGTITLEFPHLMRLIEDVQFDTVYHEHYSYLSLSTVDRIFAAAGLRIFDVEELLTHGGSLRVYGCHADDTRPCEEAVSALLAEEQSQGMQNLLTYRGFQAKADRVKDNLLGFLIDQKKKRKKVAAYGAAAKGNTLLNYAGVKKDLLPYVCDAALSKQGKFLPGSHIPILHPPVLKERKPDVLLILPWNIAQEVMQENAFIREWDGKFVTAVPSLRVI from the coding sequence ATGAATTGCCGTCACTGTCGCACTCCCCTGGAACACGTTTTTCTGGACCTGGGATTTGCTCCACCATCCAATGCCTATCGGAAGGAGGAGGATTTGACTAAACCTGAACTTTACTTTCCGCTCAAGCTCTATGTCTGTGATCACTGCTGGCTTGTTCAGACAGAGGATTACGTCCATGCCGATGAGCTTTTTAGCAGCGATTATGCCTATTTCTCCTCCGTGTCACAGATTTGGTGTGATCATGCCACACGGTACGTGGAAATGATTACAGAACGCCTGTCTCTCGGACAGGAGAGTTTTGTTATTGAGATTGCTTCGAATGACGGATACCTGTTGAAGAACTTTGTTGCCCGAGACATCCATTGTCTGGGGATTGAGCCAACCACAAGCACTGCTGAGGCTGCGGAGAAGATCGGTGTGCCGGTTCTGCGCCGTTTTTTCGGAAAACAGCTTGCCCTGGAGTTGGCTGATGAGGGAAAACAGGCCGATCTTATAATCGGGAACAATGTCTATGCCCATGTGCCGGACATTAATGACTTCACAGCCGGACTGAAAGCAGCCCTAAAACCAGGTGGTACGATCACCCTGGAGTTTCCCCATCTGATGCGTCTCATTGAAGATGTTCAATTTGATACTGTCTATCACGAGCATTATTCCTACCTGTCCCTTTCCACTGTGGACCGGATATTTGCAGCCGCAGGGCTGCGGATATTTGATGTAGAAGAGCTGCTCACGCACGGAGGCAGCCTGAGGGTGTACGGCTGCCATGCAGACGATACAAGACCCTGTGAGGAGGCCGTCTCGGCCTTGCTTGCTGAAGAACAGAGCCAGGGGATGCAGAACCTATTGACCTACAGGGGGTTTCAGGCAAAGGCCGATAGGGTTAAGGATAATTTGCTTGGTTTTTTGATTGATCAAAAAAAGAAGAGGAAAAAGGTAGCCGCTTATGGCGCTGCTGCCAAGGGCAATACCCTGCTCAATTATGCAGGCGTTAAGAAGGATCTGCTTCCCTACGTCTGCGATGCTGCACTCTCTAAGCAGGGAAAGTTTCTTCCCGGGAGCCATATTCCAATCCTGCATCCTCCAGTACTAAAAGAGCGGAAACCGGATGTCCTGCTCATCCTGCCCTGGAATATAGCCCAAGAGGTAATGCAGGAGAATGCCTTCATCCGTGAATGGGATGGGAAGTTTGTGACGGCAGTGCCGAGTTTGAGAGTAATATAA
- the rfbC gene encoding dTDP-4-dehydrorhamnose 3,5-epimerase: MQFENRAKRNNRFHFHPTPLEGLYVVERRPIKDQRGFFCRFFCAEEFKDAGFTKSIAQINHSYTIKKGAVRGLHFQYPPYAEAKIVGCLQGEVFDVAVDIRKGSPTFLQWHGEILSAVNQRSLLIPEGFAHGFQTLTEGCELIYLHSAPYCAQAEGALNVNDPRISVLWPVSVTDISDRDRGHAFLRSDFEGIAL, encoded by the coding sequence ATGCAATTTGAGAATAGGGCAAAGAGAAATAACCGTTTTCACTTCCACCCTACACCTCTTGAGGGCCTCTACGTTGTGGAACGTAGGCCCATCAAAGACCAGAGGGGTTTTTTCTGCCGTTTTTTTTGCGCAGAGGAATTTAAGGATGCCGGATTTACTAAGAGTATTGCCCAGATCAACCATAGTTATACCATCAAGAAGGGCGCTGTCCGTGGTCTGCACTTCCAGTATCCCCCATATGCTGAAGCCAAGATTGTTGGTTGCCTCCAGGGTGAGGTCTTTGATGTGGCCGTGGATATCAGAAAAGGTTCGCCCACATTTTTGCAGTGGCATGGTGAAATCCTGTCTGCTGTGAATCAAAGAAGTCTTCTGATCCCCGAAGGATTTGCCCATGGTTTTCAGACGTTGACCGAAGGCTGCGAATTGATCTATCTCCATTCAGCTCCATATTGTGCCCAGGCCGAAGGAGCGCTCAACGTTAACGACCCCCGGATCAGTGTGTTATGGCCGGTTTCAGTGACAGATATCTCTGATCGGGATCGTGGTCATGCCTTTCTCCGGTCGGATTTTGAGGGTATTGCCTTATGA
- a CDS encoding sulfotransferase domain-containing protein, protein MFKRILKGIIENKPLIKIIEKIARTSSSANVFIACFPKSGSTYLTTLLSEITGFQSRMAVQFCGHNEQDIFETPLRYLSLRNSITQQHVKGTNNNVKLLKKYNIKPVILVRNIFDVVLSLHNHIEREDHRILLGYVHKEYFGMSKEEKLLYVIRVMLPWYFNFYMSWREASKEMDVLWTSYEELFSNQIDTVSRILSFYDIHVNHNQIQSAILEMKSKNTRLNVGIKGRGANLPERHKEEILNLASVWKVDKKEMQIIGLTQSVQSVVK, encoded by the coding sequence ATGTTTAAAAGAATATTGAAAGGTATTATCGAAAATAAACCATTGATAAAGATTATTGAAAAGATAGCACGGACAAGTTCGAGTGCTAATGTATTCATTGCCTGTTTTCCTAAATCTGGTTCTACCTATTTAACAACTTTACTATCCGAGATTACCGGATTTCAAAGTAGGATGGCAGTTCAGTTTTGTGGGCATAACGAACAGGACATATTTGAAACCCCATTACGTTACTTAAGTCTTAGAAATTCAATAACGCAGCAGCATGTTAAAGGTACGAATAATAATGTTAAGCTTTTGAAAAAGTACAATATTAAACCTGTAATATTAGTAAGGAACATCTTTGATGTTGTATTATCACTTCATAATCATATCGAAAGAGAAGACCATCGTATTCTATTAGGCTACGTCCATAAAGAATATTTTGGTATGAGCAAGGAGGAAAAGCTGCTATATGTGATACGTGTAATGTTGCCTTGGTATTTCAATTTTTATATGTCATGGCGAGAAGCGTCAAAAGAAATGGATGTGCTCTGGACTTCTTATGAAGAATTGTTTTCAAACCAAATTGATACCGTTTCACGAATTCTTAGCTTTTATGACATACATGTAAACCATAATCAGATTCAATCCGCTATATTGGAAATGAAAAGCAAGAATACACGATTAAACGTAGGGATTAAAGGCAGAGGTGCCAACTTACCGGAAAGGCATAAAGAAGAGATTCTTAATCTTGCTAGTGTATGGAAAGTGGACAAAAAAGAGATGCAAATAATAGGATTAACTCAGTCTGTGCAATCGGTGGTTAAATAG
- the rfbF gene encoding glucose-1-phosphate cytidylyltransferase: MKVVILAGGLGTRLSEETVIKPKPMVEIGGKPILWHIMKIYSHYGFKEFVICLGYKGYIIKEYFANYFLHQSDVTIDLKENNMEVHDSKAEAWKITLVDTGLNTMTGGRIKRVQKFIGNESFMLTYGDGVGDINIGDLLSFHRRHGKAATVTAVQPLGRFGAINLDDKNSVLTFQEKPRGDGSWINGGFFVLEPEVFDYIHGDETYWELDPLENLAESGQLAAYKHHGFWKPMDTLRDKTELESLWNTGKADWKVWDS, encoded by the coding sequence ATGAAAGTAGTAATATTAGCCGGTGGCCTCGGTACACGTTTAAGCGAAGAAACCGTTATTAAGCCGAAACCAATGGTAGAGATCGGCGGCAAGCCCATCTTGTGGCATATCATGAAGATTTATTCCCACTATGGTTTTAAGGAGTTTGTTATTTGTCTGGGATACAAGGGGTACATAATCAAGGAGTATTTTGCCAACTATTTTCTTCATCAATCCGACGTAACAATAGACCTGAAAGAAAACAATATGGAGGTTCATGACTCCAAGGCCGAAGCATGGAAGATTACACTTGTGGACACCGGGTTGAACACAATGACAGGTGGAAGAATAAAACGGGTCCAAAAGTTTATCGGTAACGAAAGCTTCATGCTTACTTATGGCGATGGTGTGGGAGATATTAATATTGGTGATCTGTTGAGTTTTCATAGAAGACACGGGAAAGCTGCAACCGTAACAGCAGTCCAGCCATTGGGGAGATTTGGTGCAATAAATCTGGATGACAAAAACAGTGTTCTGACTTTTCAGGAGAAGCCAAGAGGGGACGGTTCCTGGATAAATGGTGGTTTTTTTGTGTTAGAGCCTGAAGTGTTTGATTATATCCACGGAGATGAAACTTACTGGGAACTCGATCCCCTGGAAAATCTCGCAGAATCCGGGCAGTTGGCAGCATATAAACATCATGGGTTCTGGAAGCCGATGGATACATTAAGGGATAAGACGGAGTTGGAAAGCTTGTGGAATACGGGAAAAGCAGACTGGAAAGTATGGGATTCATAG
- a CDS encoding NAD(P)-dependent oxidoreductase gives MRIVITGATGFVGRHLVPELMARGHSVLAVARNMERGKSMPWFDQVEFVSMDVHDPSLDPKTSLGVPDVLVYLAWPGLPNYKDLFHFEQNLLAAYRFIKKMVEAGVQRVLVTGTCFEYGMQNGPLSEDLPTLPENPYGLAKDTLRRFLQELQKHHPYTLQWVRLFYMYGEGQNPGSLLAQLDCAIDQGHESFNMSGGEQLRDYLPVKEVAGRLAVLAENPDINGIINCCSGKPISVRRLVETRVKERQSSIRLNLGYYPYPDYEPMAFWGDASRLKPLLERA, from the coding sequence ATGAGAATCGTTATTACTGGAGCAACAGGATTTGTCGGCCGACACCTTGTTCCTGAATTGATGGCACGTGGACATAGCGTATTGGCAGTGGCCAGAAATATGGAACGAGGGAAGTCAATGCCATGGTTCGATCAGGTCGAGTTTGTTTCAATGGATGTACATGATCCATCGCTTGATCCAAAGACTTCTTTGGGAGTTCCGGATGTTCTTGTTTATCTCGCCTGGCCGGGGTTGCCCAACTACAAGGACCTTTTTCATTTTGAGCAGAACCTGCTGGCAGCTTACCGTTTTATCAAGAAGATGGTTGAGGCCGGGGTCCAACGTGTTCTGGTTACGGGAACCTGTTTTGAATACGGGATGCAAAATGGACCGTTATCCGAGGATTTGCCGACATTGCCGGAAAACCCATACGGATTAGCAAAAGACACTCTACGCAGGTTCCTTCAGGAACTGCAAAAACATCATCCATATACTTTACAGTGGGTTCGTCTGTTCTACATGTACGGTGAGGGGCAAAATCCAGGTAGCCTGTTGGCGCAATTAGATTGTGCCATTGATCAAGGCCATGAGAGTTTCAATATGTCTGGTGGCGAGCAGTTGCGTGACTATCTACCCGTGAAAGAAGTTGCCGGACGTTTGGCTGTTCTTGCAGAGAACCCGGACATCAATGGAATCATTAACTGTTGCAGCGGAAAGCCCATTTCCGTTCGCAGACTGGTTGAAACGAGAGTCAAGGAAAGGCAATCAAGCATCAGGCTAAATTTGGGTTATTATCCTTACCCTGATTATGAACCGATGGCCTTCTGGGGCGACGCCTCAAGACTCAAACCTCTCTTGGAAAGGGCATGA
- a CDS encoding NAD(P)-dependent oxidoreductase translates to MILVTGNTGYIGPVMTKLLKQHSYEVEGLDTKYFEGCDFFPPENLPTKQIIKDIRDVNEQDLKGITSIIHLAGLSNDPLGEINPTLTPEINYVASINLAKLAKKIGIKRFIFASSCSLYGIASNNKPLTEEGKLNPITAYAKAKAMVEEEVSKLADDNFHPVFMRNSTVYGLSPNLRLDLVVNNLVAGAYLTGKVTVLSDGTPWRPIIHVEDFCRAFIAVLEAPFEKIHNQAFNVGINEENYQVIDIATTVAEIVPDCHVEVLNKTGSDERTYCVDFSKISKINFKPSWNLRKGIGELYNTFKDLGLTLEDLQTSKYFRVRKINELMENEKIDKDLRWK, encoded by the coding sequence ATGATTTTAGTTACAGGAAATACTGGATATATAGGCCCGGTTATGACAAAATTATTAAAACAGCATTCATATGAGGTTGAGGGTTTAGATACTAAGTATTTTGAAGGATGTGATTTTTTCCCTCCTGAAAACTTACCTACAAAGCAAATAATAAAGGATATCAGAGATGTTAATGAGCAAGATTTAAAAGGTATCACTTCTATCATTCATTTAGCAGGATTGTCCAACGATCCCTTAGGAGAAATAAATCCGACTCTTACACCTGAAATAAATTATGTCGCATCCATTAACTTAGCTAAGTTAGCTAAAAAAATTGGAATAAAGAGGTTTATTTTTGCTTCTTCCTGTAGTTTATATGGCATTGCATCGAATAATAAGCCTTTGACAGAGGAAGGGAAACTTAATCCGATCACTGCTTATGCCAAAGCAAAAGCTATGGTAGAAGAAGAAGTGTCGAAATTAGCTGATGATAACTTCCACCCTGTTTTTATGCGTAATTCAACTGTATATGGTTTGTCTCCTAATTTGAGGTTGGATTTAGTAGTAAATAATCTAGTGGCAGGCGCTTATCTTACAGGCAAAGTGACTGTTTTAAGCGATGGGACCCCTTGGAGGCCTATTATTCATGTTGAGGATTTCTGTAGAGCTTTCATTGCAGTATTAGAAGCCCCTTTTGAAAAGATACATAATCAGGCTTTTAATGTGGGAATAAATGAAGAAAATTACCAAGTTATTGATATTGCAACTACGGTTGCAGAAATAGTCCCTGATTGTCATGTGGAGGTTTTAAATAAAACAGGCTCAGATGAGAGGACATATTGCGTGGATTTCTCTAAGATAAGTAAAATTAATTTTAAGCCATCCTGGAATTTAAGGAAAGGGATTGGTGAGCTTTATAATACATTTAAAGACTTGGGATTAACTTTGGAGGATTTACAAACTTCTAAGTATTTTAGAGTAAGGAAAATCAATGAATTAATGGAAAATGAGAAAATAGATAAAGACCTCAGATGGAAATAG
- a CDS encoding type II toxin-antitoxin system VapC family toxin, whose product MNILIDTNIALYLFGGDSRIAELLDGQIIHISFVTELELLGYPGLNRKEKKLILDFLEDCVIIDINKRIKNYTIEFLKRYKLKIPDGIIAATSAYLGIPLMSADTDFVSVKEIDFIAYNQS is encoded by the coding sequence ATGAATATACTGATTGATACAAATATTGCACTTTATCTGTTTGGAGGTGATTCCCGTATTGCAGAGTTATTAGATGGCCAGATAATTCATATATCGTTTGTTACCGAATTAGAACTTTTAGGATATCCAGGGCTAAACAGGAAAGAAAAGAAATTAATTCTTGATTTTCTTGAGGACTGTGTGATTATTGATATAAATAAACGTATCAAGAATTATACCATAGAATTTCTGAAAAGGTATAAACTGAAAATTCCCGATGGGATCATAGCCGCAACCTCTGCTTATCTTGGTATTCCCCTTATGAGTGCAGATACTGATTTTGTATCAGTGAAAGAAATTGATTTCATTGCGTATAACCAGAGTTAA